A single region of the Anomaloglossus baeobatrachus isolate aAnoBae1 chromosome 2, aAnoBae1.hap1, whole genome shotgun sequence genome encodes:
- the NHLH2 gene encoding helix-loop-helix protein 2, translated as MMLSPEQVDSDQPSVQSESDSSVSEVKGGSVSEAEGEGRRTLGLPPQLSREEKRRRRRATAKYRSAHATRERIRVEAFNVAFAELRRLLPTLPPDKKLSKIEILRLAICYISYLNHVLDV; from the coding sequence ATGATGCTGAGTCCAGAGCAGGTGGATTCGGACCAACCATCAGTGCAGTCAGAATCAGACTCATCGGTCAGCGAGGTGAAGGGGGGCAGCGTGTCTGAGGCGGAGGGAGAAGGTCGCAGGACTCTTGGTCTCCCACCTCAATTAAGTCGtgaggagaagagaaggagaagacGGGCCACGGCAAAATATCGCTCAGCACATGCAACCCGAGAGCGTATCCGTGTGGAAGCCTTCAATGTGGCATTCGCTGAACTCCGACGCCTCCTGCCAACCCTGCCACCCGACAAGAAGCTGTCAAAGATTGAGATCCTGCGGCTGGCAATCTGCTACATCTCCTACCTCAACCATGTGCTGGACGTCTAG